In a genomic window of Polycladomyces abyssicola:
- a CDS encoding DUF1641 domain-containing protein: MAKPITNIAKSAPTEEEKREKTLETVIEDIAQNADSIRQTIKLLQELHDSGILGALNAIIEAREEVAKILMGQMVRPPVTNMINNAMAVAGALTEIDPDMTKKLMGSVTKGLQKAEEGLRSNEKVGLFELMKALRDPDINRAIGFGLNFLKGIGEGLKE; this comes from the coding sequence ATGGCAAAACCAATAACCAATATTGCCAAATCTGCTCCAACCGAAGAAGAAAAAAGAGAGAAAACGCTCGAAACTGTCATTGAAGATATAGCGCAAAATGCGGATAGCATCCGGCAAACAATTAAACTGCTCCAAGAACTCCACGATAGTGGAATTCTTGGAGCCCTTAACGCTATTATCGAAGCGAGAGAGGAGGTGGCCAAAATCCTGATGGGACAGATGGTGCGTCCTCCTGTTACAAATATGATTAACAATGCAATGGCGGTAGCCGGAGCGTTGACAGAGATTGATCCGGATATGACAAAAAAGCTGATGGGAAGTGTAACGAAAGGTCTTCAAAAAGCAGAGGAGGGACTTCGTTCAAATGAAAAGGTTGGGCTTTTCGAATTGATGAAAGCATTACGGGATCCTGACATAAACCGTGCAATAGGCTTTGGTCTTAACTTTTTGAAAGGAATCGGAGAAGGCTTGAAGGAGTAA
- a CDS encoding DUF2294 domain-containing protein → MKKIEHQFSMLVREIRKEYVGNGPREITTRFVGSWAISEMKGNLTNVEKFMISSREGKRMVHKARTELVKKIYKNPEILAKFEELVGAKILRIFSDISIEEDIAMTIFVFDKPLDSKTT, encoded by the coding sequence ATGAAAAAAATCGAACATCAATTTAGCATGTTGGTACGCGAAATACGTAAAGAATACGTCGGTAACGGTCCGAGAGAGATTACCACCCGTTTTGTAGGATCATGGGCCATTAGTGAAATGAAAGGGAATCTGACGAATGTAGAAAAATTTATGATCAGTTCGCGAGAAGGCAAGAGAATGGTGCATAAAGCGCGAACTGAATTAGTGAAGAAGATCTATAAAAATCCCGAGATCTTAGCGAAATTTGAGGAACTTGTAGGAGCAAAAATTTTGAGGATCTTTTCAGATATCAGTATCGAAGAAGATATCGCGATGACGATATTTGTTTTTGATAAGCCCCTTGATTCTAAAACGACATAA
- the fdhD gene encoding formate dehydrogenase accessory sulfurtransferase FdhD, whose translation MNRPVYISRQVLHYENNRISEVDDWIVTEYPITIMLDQQEFATLVCTPEYLEDLVIGFLASEGVINSYKDIKDILIVDTTGRAYVDTHNVNKFNQMFHSKRYVTSCCGKSRQSFYFYSDAQTAKKIDSTEFKISIEDCFRLMQLLQQSSKIFQNTGGVHNAALCDKNGIVVSRMDIGRHNALDKIYGYCLKHSITLDDKIMVFSGRISSEVLLKVAKIGCGIVLSKSAPTELALQLAEELGITTVGFIRNQSLNVYTKPERIDNVI comes from the coding sequence GTGAACCGACCAGTATATATTTCACGCCAAGTATTACATTATGAAAATAATCGCATAAGTGAGGTAGATGATTGGATTGTTACGGAGTATCCCATTACTATCATGTTAGACCAACAAGAGTTCGCGACATTGGTTTGCACTCCGGAATATCTGGAAGATTTAGTAATCGGATTTTTGGCATCAGAAGGTGTGATCAATAGTTACAAGGATATTAAAGACATCTTAATCGTGGATACAACCGGGCGTGCTTATGTAGATACCCATAATGTAAATAAATTTAACCAAATGTTTCACTCTAAGAGATATGTGACCTCTTGTTGCGGAAAAAGCCGTCAAAGTTTTTATTTTTACAGTGATGCCCAAACAGCGAAAAAAATCGATTCAACCGAATTTAAAATTTCGATTGAGGATTGTTTTCGATTGATGCAATTGTTGCAGCAGTCTTCAAAGATTTTTCAAAATACCGGTGGAGTTCATAATGCTGCGCTTTGTGATAAAAACGGGATTGTGGTCTCAAGAATGGATATTGGACGACACAATGCCCTTGACAAAATATACGGCTATTGTTTGAAACACTCGATTACGCTGGATGACAAAATTATGGTCTTTAGTGGTCGTATTTCTTCAGAAGTATTGCTGAAAGTGGCCAAGATTGGCTGTGGAATTGTTTTATCAAAATCAGCACCTACCGAGTTGGCATTGCAACTAGCGGAAGAACTTGGTATCACCACAGTTGGATTTATTCGCAATCAATCTTTAAATGTATATACCAAGCCGGAGCGAATAGATAATGTAATTTAA
- the glp gene encoding gephyrin-like molybdotransferase Glp: MRFHREVIKVEEARKRIQQHIQIGKTERISLEQSMGRYLAEDIYSNQPLPHFRRSGMDGYAIRSIDTTGATRESPVCFEVIETIPCGSVPRQTIQLGQASKIMTGAVVPDGADAVVMIEMTTSFEAEGKNWITVPREIKQGTNITPIGEEAAVGDLLLTKGRRIGAGEMAILATFGHASVKVYRQPHVAIFATGSELLPIDSPPVLGKIRNSNSYMLAGLVTQAGGIPFILSNIPDDVERVQTEILSAMDEYDLVITTGGVSVGDYDILVDLFAAWDGEMLFNKVAMRPGSPTTVGVRKGKFLFALSGNPGACFVGFELFVRPVIQGMQGKSGALPTFTATLTEDFNKPSPFERFVRGVRSIKDGQVFVKPAGVEKSSITLTIKDTDCLIIIPPGGRGKRAGERVEVISIQ; this comes from the coding sequence ATGCGTTTTCATCGTGAAGTCATCAAAGTTGAAGAAGCAAGGAAACGGATCCAGCAACATATCCAAATCGGAAAGACTGAAAGGATCTCCCTTGAACAAAGTATGGGGCGCTATTTGGCGGAAGATATTTATTCGAATCAGCCGCTTCCCCATTTTCGACGGTCGGGTATGGATGGGTATGCGATTCGCTCTATTGATACAACGGGGGCTACCAGAGAGAGTCCGGTTTGCTTCGAAGTGATTGAAACCATCCCCTGTGGAAGTGTGCCCAGACAGACGATTCAGTTAGGGCAAGCGTCTAAAATCATGACAGGTGCAGTAGTCCCAGATGGAGCCGATGCTGTGGTGATGATTGAAATGACCACATCGTTTGAAGCCGAGGGAAAAAATTGGATCACAGTGCCGCGTGAGATTAAACAGGGAACCAACATCACTCCAATTGGAGAAGAAGCGGCTGTAGGTGATCTTCTTCTGACAAAGGGGCGGCGAATCGGGGCTGGTGAAATGGCGATTTTAGCTACTTTTGGTCATGCAAGCGTAAAGGTATACCGACAACCACATGTCGCCATTTTTGCAACGGGTTCTGAGCTATTGCCAATTGACTCCCCACCTGTTCTGGGAAAGATTCGCAATAGCAACAGTTATATGCTCGCTGGTCTGGTTACTCAGGCGGGTGGAATACCCTTCATCCTGAGCAACATACCTGACGATGTGGAGCGGGTGCAAACGGAGATTTTATCCGCTATGGATGAGTATGACCTAGTAATAACAACGGGTGGTGTTTCTGTAGGCGATTACGACATTTTAGTCGATCTTTTCGCCGCGTGGGATGGAGAGATGTTGTTTAATAAAGTGGCGATGCGCCCAGGAAGTCCAACCACAGTCGGTGTGCGGAAAGGTAAATTTTTGTTTGCTCTTTCAGGAAATCCAGGGGCATGTTTTGTCGGGTTCGAACTGTTTGTCCGCCCTGTTATACAGGGGATGCAAGGGAAATCAGGAGCGCTTCCTACTTTTACAGCTACCTTGACCGAAGACTTTAACAAACCATCTCCGTTTGAGCGTTTTGTACGAGGAGTACGTTCGATTAAAGACGGACAGGTGTTTGTAAAGCCAGCAGGTGTAGAAAAATCAAGCATTACTCTGACTATCAAGGACACGGATTGTCTGATCATTATTCCTCCTGGAGGAAGAGGGAAACGAGCAGGTGAACGTGTAGAAGTTATCTCGATTCAATGA
- a CDS encoding aromatic amino acid hydroxylase, with protein sequence MNPKIASRVPNHLKPFLSRQRYENYTPVQYAVWRYVMRQNWHFFEDHAHEAYKEGLRKSGIVIDRIPRIEEMDECLKPFGWGAVPIDGLIPGVVFFDFQAHGLLPIATDIRTLEHIAYTPAPDIIHEAGGHAPILCDEKYAEYVKTFGRIGAKALSTREEHEVFLATRRLSQLMEDPASTPEKIRVAERELEEKMSLATEVSEATEISRLYWWTVEYGLIGDLEQPRIYGAGLLSSIKEGQECLDPSVKKIPFDLDTVIRADYDVTRPQPQLFVCRDFDQLIEAVERYADRMAFRTGGTDGLRKAVRSGQTATAVYSSGLQVSGVFDRLLSDEQGKAIYLHAAGPTALAFAGEELPGHGKDVHRDGFGSPIGKLKHHFKPLEDWTPEDFNKHGIVPEHEVHLEFESGVTVRGILKNVTFKNARPLLLRFVGCTVLFQNEPLFLPEQGIYDMAVGERVVSVFAGAADPERFFADAAPFFEDKLVSAPGWTELDRLYQWVRDMREHRKPFTSAPQILEELNRIAPDDWLLRLELLELAAAHPAPELIRLRPRLEAELKELEQSKPQLQSLIRNGLRLLELD encoded by the coding sequence ATGAATCCAAAGATTGCATCCCGCGTTCCCAACCATCTGAAACCCTTCCTGTCCCGTCAACGGTATGAAAATTACACACCGGTGCAATATGCGGTCTGGCGTTACGTAATGAGGCAAAACTGGCATTTTTTCGAAGACCACGCACACGAAGCCTACAAAGAGGGGCTGCGGAAATCAGGGATTGTGATCGACCGGATTCCGCGTATCGAAGAAATGGATGAATGCCTCAAACCGTTTGGCTGGGGAGCCGTTCCCATCGACGGGTTGATTCCCGGAGTCGTCTTCTTTGATTTTCAGGCCCATGGTCTTCTTCCCATCGCCACGGACATCCGCACGTTGGAACATATCGCATACACGCCGGCACCGGACATCATTCACGAAGCGGGTGGACACGCCCCCATCCTTTGCGATGAGAAATATGCCGAATATGTCAAGACGTTCGGCCGAATCGGGGCAAAAGCCCTGTCAACCCGTGAAGAACACGAGGTGTTCCTGGCGACGAGACGGCTCTCCCAGCTGATGGAAGATCCCGCTTCCACACCGGAGAAAATCCGGGTAGCCGAACGGGAGCTGGAAGAAAAAATGTCGTTGGCAACCGAGGTGTCTGAAGCCACCGAGATTTCACGGCTCTATTGGTGGACGGTGGAGTACGGCCTGATCGGTGATTTGGAGCAGCCCCGCATTTACGGTGCCGGTTTGCTCTCGTCCATCAAGGAAGGTCAGGAATGCCTAGATCCCTCTGTCAAAAAGATTCCGTTCGACCTTGACACTGTGATCCGCGCCGATTACGACGTGACCCGGCCCCAGCCCCAACTGTTCGTCTGCCGCGATTTTGACCAATTGATCGAAGCGGTGGAACGATATGCCGACCGGATGGCGTTTCGGACCGGCGGAACAGATGGGCTCAGGAAAGCCGTCCGCTCCGGGCAAACAGCCACGGCGGTGTACAGCTCCGGCCTACAGGTGAGCGGCGTGTTCGATCGCCTGCTTTCGGATGAACAAGGTAAAGCCATTTATCTGCACGCTGCCGGTCCCACAGCACTGGCCTTTGCTGGTGAGGAATTGCCCGGACACGGAAAGGATGTACACCGTGACGGATTCGGCTCGCCGATCGGCAAGTTGAAACACCACTTCAAACCGCTTGAAGACTGGACACCAGAAGACTTTAACAAACACGGCATTGTGCCGGAGCACGAGGTTCACCTGGAATTTGAAAGCGGCGTGACCGTGCGCGGCATTCTCAAAAACGTGACATTCAAGAATGCTCGTCCGCTTCTTCTCCGCTTCGTCGGTTGTACGGTTTTGTTTCAAAACGAGCCGCTTTTCCTGCCTGAACAGGGCATTTACGACATGGCGGTGGGTGAACGAGTAGTGTCCGTTTTTGCCGGTGCGGCCGACCCGGAGCGCTTTTTTGCCGATGCTGCTCCCTTCTTTGAAGATAAACTGGTTTCCGCCCCTGGTTGGACGGAGCTGGACCGACTCTATCAATGGGTGCGGGACATGAGGGAACATAGAAAACCGTTCACATCTGCACCGCAAATTCTGGAGGAACTGAACAGAATCGCGCCAGATGACTGGCTATTACGCTTGGAACTTCTGGAACTGGCGGCGGCCCACCCTGCTCCGGAGCTGATCCGTCTACGTCCGCGGCTGGAAGCGGAATTAAAGGAGCTAGAACAAAGCAAGCCGCAACTCCAAAGCCTGATCCGAAACGGACTCCGGCTGCTGGAATTGGATTGA
- the trpB gene encoding tryptophan synthase subunit beta — protein MSGVEIEKGYFGQFGGSFVFPELQEVLDYLAEQFERYKDDPEFKQEYLYYLREYVGRENPLTYARNLTEYLNGAKIYLKREDLNHTGAHKINNVIGQILLAKRMGAKRVIAETGAGQHGVATATACAMFNMDCTIYMGAEDTRRQALNVFRMELLGAKVVPVSKGQGRLKDAVDEALADLVSNYKNTFYLLGSAVGPHPFPSMVKHFQAVISEESKRQILEKEGRLPDAVIACVGGGSNAIGAFTHYLEDEEVRLIGVEPDQAATLTEGVPAVIHGFKSLVLLDEQGKPRPTYSIAAGLDYPGIGPEHSYLKETGRAEYFTVTNEEVLEAFQLLAKTEGILPALESAHAIAYAIKLAPTMKKDQIIIVNLSGRGDKDVEQVFHMLKK, from the coding sequence ATGAGCGGAGTCGAGATTGAAAAAGGGTATTTTGGCCAGTTTGGGGGAAGTTTTGTCTTTCCGGAGCTGCAAGAAGTACTTGACTACTTAGCGGAGCAGTTTGAAAGGTACAAAGACGATCCCGAGTTCAAACAGGAATACCTCTACTATTTACGGGAGTACGTTGGCCGGGAAAACCCCCTCACGTACGCGCGAAACCTGACGGAGTATTTAAACGGAGCCAAAATCTATCTGAAACGCGAAGATCTGAATCACACAGGAGCGCATAAAATCAACAACGTCATCGGGCAAATCCTGCTTGCTAAGCGGATGGGGGCCAAGCGGGTTATCGCCGAGACTGGCGCCGGCCAACACGGGGTGGCTACTGCAACCGCCTGTGCCATGTTCAATATGGACTGCACGATCTACATGGGCGCGGAAGACACGAGGAGACAGGCGTTGAACGTGTTTCGTATGGAACTCTTGGGCGCCAAGGTCGTACCTGTATCAAAAGGGCAGGGAAGACTGAAGGATGCGGTGGATGAAGCACTCGCCGATTTGGTCTCCAACTACAAGAACACCTTCTACTTGCTAGGGTCCGCCGTAGGACCGCACCCTTTCCCGTCCATGGTAAAACACTTCCAGGCCGTCATCAGTGAGGAATCGAAGCGCCAGATTCTGGAGAAGGAGGGTAGGCTGCCCGACGCCGTGATCGCCTGCGTCGGCGGCGGAAGCAACGCCATCGGAGCGTTTACGCACTATTTGGAGGACGAAGAAGTACGGCTGATCGGTGTCGAGCCGGATCAGGCGGCCACTCTGACAGAGGGCGTGCCCGCCGTTATCCACGGATTCAAAAGTCTCGTGCTGTTGGACGAACAGGGAAAACCTCGTCCAACGTACTCCATCGCCGCGGGATTGGATTATCCCGGCATCGGCCCGGAGCACAGCTACCTGAAGGAGACAGGACGCGCTGAATATTTTACCGTGACCAACGAAGAAGTGCTGGAGGCGTTCCAGCTGTTGGCCAAAACGGAAGGCATTTTGCCGGCCCTGGAGAGCGCTCACGCTATTGCCTACGCGATAAAACTGGCACCCACGATGAAGAAGGACCAGATCATCATCGTGAACCTCTCCGGAAGAGGGGACAAGGACGTGGAACAAGTGTTTCACATGTTGAAAAAATAA
- a CDS encoding DsbA family oxidoreductase, protein MTLKIRVYSDYVCPFCFLAEGPLEAAAKEKDVEIEWMPFELRPYPTPTLKPEGEYLQTVWARSVYPIAERMGVKITLPKVSPQPYTHLAFEGYQYAKEHKKANEYNHRIFTAFFQEEQDIGDIDVLTKLAGEIGLNKEEFKKALETRKYKEAHQKALEHAYHEAHITAVPTFIIGERVLQGLYSQETLEKVINEELQKQQTQVSDEKL, encoded by the coding sequence ATGACGCTAAAAATCCGAGTATATTCTGATTATGTATGTCCGTTTTGTTTTTTAGCGGAAGGTCCATTAGAAGCAGCTGCAAAAGAAAAAGACGTTGAAATCGAATGGATGCCGTTTGAGCTTCGCCCTTATCCGACTCCAACATTGAAACCGGAAGGGGAATATTTACAAACGGTATGGGCTCGTTCCGTTTATCCAATAGCGGAACGTATGGGAGTCAAAATCACTTTACCGAAAGTTTCCCCACAACCGTATACACACTTAGCATTTGAGGGATACCAATATGCCAAAGAACACAAAAAGGCAAATGAATACAATCATCGGATCTTCACGGCATTCTTTCAAGAAGAGCAAGACATTGGAGACATTGATGTTTTAACGAAACTTGCGGGTGAAATTGGTCTTAATAAAGAGGAATTTAAGAAGGCACTTGAGACGAGAAAATATAAGGAAGCCCATCAGAAAGCACTGGAACATGCCTACCATGAAGCACATATTACAGCTGTTCCTACCTTTATCATTGGTGAACGAGTTTTGCAGGGATTGTACAGCCAAGAAACCTTAGAAAAAGTAATCAACGAGGAACTGCAAAAACAACAAACTCAAGTTTCGGATGAGAAATTGTAG
- a CDS encoding winged helix-turn-helix transcriptional regulator: MGDLEFKSAVETTLKVIGGKWKPLILCHLTEGVKRFGELKREMPEITQKMLTQQLRELEKDGIIHRKVYTQVPPKVEYSLTEYGQSIREVLDVMSQWGRRHQKRMREMDSSITK, from the coding sequence ATGGGAGATCTGGAATTCAAAAGTGCGGTGGAAACAACACTCAAGGTGATTGGAGGAAAATGGAAACCCTTGATCCTCTGTCATCTGACAGAAGGGGTTAAGCGATTTGGAGAATTGAAACGTGAGATGCCCGAGATTACACAAAAAATGTTGACACAGCAATTGCGGGAGTTAGAAAAAGACGGCATCATTCATCGTAAAGTTTATACCCAAGTCCCTCCCAAAGTAGAATACTCTTTAACTGAGTATGGTCAAAGTATAAGGGAGGTTCTAGATGTAATGTCCCAGTGGGGACGACGGCATCAAAAGAGAATGAGAGAGATGGATAGCTCCATAACAAAATAA
- a CDS encoding carbon-nitrogen hydrolase family protein — translation MKLRVSAVQYHLHTIRSFEDFAKQSEHYIKTAEEFGAEFILFPEFFTTQLMSIGDKQGNALTINHLPDFTEQYRDLFSSLAKQTNMHIIGGTHVIRKGDGLYNVAHLFYPDGRIAEQPKLHITPTEVKEWKMTPGENLQVFETEKGTIAILTCYDIEFPEIVRMAKARGADVIFCPSCTDDRHGFHRVRYSCHARAVENQVYVVTTGTVGSLPTVDFMRANFGQAAVITPNDIPFPPRGILAEGEINDDMIVTADLDLELLYQVRESGSVTTWRDRRTDLYPDWK, via the coding sequence ATGAAACTGAGAGTGTCAGCTGTCCAATATCATCTTCATACGATCCGATCATTTGAAGATTTCGCCAAGCAATCGGAGCATTATATTAAAACAGCTGAGGAATTTGGCGCCGAGTTTATATTATTTCCTGAGTTTTTTACGACTCAATTGATGTCGATAGGTGACAAACAAGGAAATGCCTTAACCATCAATCATTTACCCGATTTTACAGAGCAGTATCGGGATTTGTTTTCATCCTTGGCGAAGCAAACGAATATGCACATTATCGGAGGAACCCATGTTATCCGCAAAGGAGACGGGTTATATAACGTCGCTCATTTGTTCTATCCGGATGGGAGGATCGCGGAACAACCAAAGCTTCATATCACGCCAACGGAAGTAAAGGAATGGAAAATGACTCCTGGAGAAAACCTCCAGGTGTTCGAGACCGAGAAGGGAACAATCGCCATATTAACCTGCTATGACATCGAATTTCCAGAAATCGTTCGAATGGCCAAAGCCAGGGGAGCCGATGTGATTTTCTGCCCTTCTTGTACCGATGATCGTCATGGATTCCATCGTGTCCGTTATTCCTGTCATGCGAGAGCGGTAGAAAACCAAGTCTATGTCGTAACCACGGGTACAGTAGGTTCTCTTCCCACGGTTGACTTTATGCGGGCGAATTTTGGACAAGCGGCGGTCATTACACCAAACGATATTCCGTTCCCTCCCCGGGGCATCTTGGCAGAAGGGGAAATCAATGATGATATGATTGTGACCGCTGATCTCGATTTGGAATTGTTATATCAGGTTCGTGAAAGTGGTTCGGTCACCACGTGGCGTGATCGGCGTACGGATCTCTATCCGGATTGGAAATAA
- a CDS encoding GNAT family N-acetyltransferase, protein MYRKEFYVFDQDRPVPAVIRNYEEKDFPGLIQIQQESFPPPFPSELWWNTDQLKNHVTLFPEGALCIEVNGEIAGSMTGVIVDFDPNHPDHTWEEITDNGYIRNHNPNGNTLYVVDICVRPSYRQLGLGKWLMFSMYDVVVHKGLERLLGGGRMPGYHKKADEMTAEQYLEAVVKGELKDPVITFLLRCGRTPVKVVANYLEDEESCNYATLMEWKNPFYASKST, encoded by the coding sequence ATGTATCGAAAAGAGTTTTACGTATTTGACCAGGATCGTCCTGTCCCGGCGGTCATCCGAAACTATGAAGAAAAGGACTTTCCTGGTTTGATTCAAATTCAACAAGAAAGTTTTCCCCCCCCATTCCCGTCTGAGTTATGGTGGAACACAGATCAGCTGAAAAACCATGTTACGCTATTTCCGGAGGGAGCCCTATGTATAGAGGTGAATGGTGAAATCGCGGGATCGATGACGGGGGTGATTGTGGACTTTGACCCCAACCATCCGGACCATACATGGGAAGAGATCACCGATAATGGGTATATTCGTAACCATAATCCAAACGGGAATACGCTCTATGTCGTTGATATTTGCGTGCGCCCTTCCTATCGCCAATTAGGGTTGGGAAAATGGCTGATGTTCTCTATGTATGACGTCGTGGTTCACAAGGGGTTGGAACGGTTGTTAGGCGGAGGGAGAATGCCTGGCTATCATAAAAAAGCGGATGAGATGACGGCGGAACAATACCTCGAGGCAGTAGTAAAAGGGGAATTGAAGGACCCTGTTATAACTTTCCTGCTTCGCTGTGGCCGTACCCCTGTGAAAGTGGTGGCGAACTATTTAGAGGATGAAGAATCGTGTAATTATGCAACACTGATGGAATGGAAAAATCCTTTCTATGCATCAAAATCTACATAA
- a CDS encoding bis-aminopropyl spermidine synthase family protein codes for MSVIGTAAETSRIDAFLLRALYLGPKSYWELMRAGKAQTHQVLKALQSLLESDLVAYDGDRFVITEAGRRQVEDLRLERVAEQRCETCSGRGIVLRPPFDRVLADFQDIVAIRPKATPEFDQGYVTPETTVRRLALMAQQGDLAGREILLLGDDDLMGIAAALSGLPRRICVLDVDERIVGFIRDVAQDRGWDHVHAEVYDARDRLPSHLRGQFDVFFTDPVDTVKGLLLFLSRCTEGLRGSGAAGYFGLSYLEASWRKWRQIQRGILDMGFAITDMLGAFNDYLLEDVVALDWARVAPVPVKEPDIPFYVSTVYRLELVEEPRPLFFDREELGQELYYDEEFCGTLQE; via the coding sequence ATGTCGGTAATCGGTACTGCTGCGGAAACCAGTCGGATTGACGCGTTTCTGCTCCGTGCACTCTACCTCGGTCCCAAATCCTACTGGGAGCTGATGCGGGCAGGCAAAGCCCAGACCCACCAGGTGCTGAAGGCCCTGCAATCGCTCCTGGAGAGCGATCTGGTGGCTTACGACGGTGACCGCTTCGTGATCACCGAGGCGGGGCGTCGGCAGGTGGAGGATCTGAGACTGGAACGGGTTGCCGAACAACGTTGTGAAACCTGCTCGGGACGCGGCATCGTTTTGCGGCCGCCTTTCGACCGTGTCCTTGCGGATTTCCAGGATATCGTGGCCATTCGGCCCAAGGCGACGCCCGAATTTGACCAGGGGTACGTGACGCCCGAGACCACCGTGAGACGGCTGGCCCTGATGGCCCAGCAGGGCGATCTGGCGGGTCGTGAAATTCTGCTGCTGGGCGACGACGACCTCATGGGCATTGCGGCCGCGCTCTCGGGGCTGCCGCGACGCATCTGTGTCTTGGATGTGGATGAGCGCATCGTCGGTTTTATCCGCGACGTGGCGCAGGATCGTGGATGGGATCACGTCCACGCCGAAGTCTACGACGCGCGGGATAGGCTGCCGTCCCACCTCCGTGGACAGTTTGATGTGTTCTTCACGGACCCCGTCGATACCGTCAAGGGCCTCCTGCTATTCCTGAGCCGCTGCACAGAGGGGCTGCGTGGGTCCGGTGCCGCGGGCTACTTTGGCCTCTCATACCTGGAGGCCTCTTGGCGGAAATGGCGGCAGATCCAGCGGGGCATTCTCGACATGGGCTTTGCCATCACTGACATGCTGGGCGCCTTCAACGACTACCTGTTGGAGGACGTTGTGGCCTTGGACTGGGCACGGGTGGCACCGGTGCCGGTCAAGGAGCCCGATATCCCCTTCTACGTCAGCACTGTCTACCGCCTGGAGCTGGTTGAGGAGCCTCGACCCCTCTTCTTCGATCGGGAGGAGCTTGGGCAGGAGCTCTACTACGACGAAGAGTTCTGCGGCACTCTGCAAGAATAG
- a CDS encoding MarR family winged helix-turn-helix transcriptional regulator codes for MRTHSHSPESVKKIERLLREISTIVKQKGREILTRFPITPPQFTALIYLMEEGDLTIGELSQKMCLACSTMTDLIDRMEKSGYVSRVRDDRDRRVVRIHMTERGETIIRDVMQARQEYLADILGHFSPEEVKAIGQHLELLYERMKD; via the coding sequence ATGCGGACTCACTCACATTCACCGGAGTCGGTCAAGAAGATCGAGCGTTTGTTACGGGAGATCAGTACCATCGTCAAACAAAAGGGACGCGAAATATTGACGCGTTTTCCCATCACCCCTCCGCAATTCACCGCATTGATTTATTTGATGGAGGAAGGGGATTTGACGATCGGTGAGCTGAGCCAGAAAATGTGCTTGGCTTGCAGTACTATGACGGATCTGATTGACCGAATGGAGAAGAGCGGATACGTCTCCCGTGTCAGAGACGACAGGGACCGGCGGGTCGTCCGTATTCACATGACGGAACGGGGAGAAACCATCATCCGCGACGTGATGCAAGCTCGTCAGGAGTATTTGGCCGATATATTGGGGCACTTTTCCCCTGAGGAGGTCAAAGCCATCGGTCAGCATCTGGAGTTGTTGTACGAGCGGATGAAAGATTAG